From the genome of Nicotiana sylvestris chromosome 2, ASM39365v2, whole genome shotgun sequence, one region includes:
- the LOC104238654 gene encoding uncharacterized protein isoform X2 — MLYRAMARKFLSNKRHGGLDAPRNSMEFPVEASQRFCAGGDNGQCTYHMIDWPEKNSYGNEAPMKKLIREEIARRPNTGHSAPSVVARLMGVDALPLDTRRSSAKQVEKKNEMIKDNRPKEEWLRKVSVDHATQSSRQKISNSSNHDEACDFDRQSDSQKLNKYKPREHPQEEELQKFKKDFEAWQAARFKECSKFVELGTSPSQWLAQQSLNKEKLTIYANSMRTAAIEKPIELRGPVTVNPQKRGLLEHQKNINEFPAPAQNKTNCVREVTPNPDQQRPLTSSYQGLDVSSGPTKIVILRPCPDRMGTNEESWASSPGISEDRGSIEEFLEEVKERLNCELQGKSSKRITTVRGGGIETPYSEMSPDAKQIAKSIAKHARESVTRDFEITLPRSESTRSYRSDIQFDGTSSPEFVNRDTRRFLTERLRNVLKQETSHGTHRLARGSSISTVLNKEKCSAEEIRYTCNTGDKATNSDNLKDEIDMHSRSFRRDPGNDVMLEEDLSPRNLIRSLSAPVSGTSFGKLLLEDRHMLTGAHIRRKHETIEKATGNVKKRQKEKFNLRRKVSSFSYSFILKGRLFGRKVHSWEEPHGQTYNLMKDFPSPPTGTPNFYERHENPTEVPPSPASVCSSVNEEYWRQTDYFTPSSTSDVHPLDDSEMPRVFREISTNLNELRRQLNQLDTYDSEDTMIDEQPVEEEMLEIEDKAEAYIRDLLVASGLYDGSRDKYISRWDPLGKPISNQVFEEAEKSYIQKTKDEEGYTEDQLQRINHKLLCDLLNEALPSVLGGASTMSRFMKSAVRPIPRPPQGKKLLERVWEIVGVYVYPPWDRTSQSLDNIVDRDLKSTPWSGLVDEDVNALGKDMECQIIGDLIREMVQDMLL, encoded by the exons GCTTGGATGCTCCTAGAAATAGCATGGAGTTTCCAGTTGAAGCTTCTCAGAGGTTCTGTGCTGGAGGGGACAACGGACAG TGCACTTATCACATGATTGACTGGCCAGAAAAGAACAGTTATGGGAACGAGGCTCCAATGAAGAAACTGATCAGAGAAGAAATAGCTAGAAGACCAAACACAGGACATAGTGCCCCTAGTGTGGTGGCCCGTCTAATGGGAGTGGATGCATTACCATTAGATACAAGAAGATCATCAGCAAAGCAGGtcgagaaaaagaatgaaatgataaaagaCAACCGTCCCAAAGAGGAATGGTTGAGAAAGGTCTCCGTCGATCATGCAACACAGTCCTCCAGACAGAAAATTTCAAATTCCTCTAACCATGATGAAGCATGTGATTTTGACCGACAGAGTGACAGCCAAAAACTGAACAAATATAAACCTCGAGAACATCCTCAGGAGGAGGAACTACAAAAGTTTAAGAAAGATTTTGAAGCATGGCAAGCAGCAAGGTTCAAGGAATGTTCAAAGTTTGTTGAACTTGGCACCAGTCCAAGTCAATGGCTAGCACAACAAAGCCTGAACAAGGAAAAGTTGACTATTTATGCAAATTCAATGAGAACCGCAGCTATTGAGAAACCTATAGAGCTTAGAGGGCCAGTAACAGTGAATCCTCAGAAAAGAGGCCTTTTGGAGCATCAGAAAAATATAAATGAATTTCCTGCACCTGCACAAAATAAGACCAACTGTGTAAGGGAAGTTACTCCGAACCCCGATCAGCAGCGTCCTCTTACAAGTTCTTACCAGGGACTTGATGTTTCTTCAGGTCCTACAAAGATTGTAATTCTGAGGCCTTGTCCTGACAGGATGGGAACTAATGAAGAGTCGTGGGCCAGTTCTCCAGGCATTTCTGAAGACAGGGGTAGTATAGAAGAATTTCTTGAGGAGGTCAAGGAAAGACTGAACTGTGAATTACAAGGAAAGAGTTCCAAAAGGATCACTACTGTCAGAGGAGGAGGAATTGAGACCCCTTACAGCGAAATGTCACCAGATGCAAAGCAAATAGCTAAATCTATTGCAAAACATGCAAGGGAGAGTGTTACTAGGGACTTTGAAATAACATTACCTCGATCAGAGTCGACAAGGTCCTATAGAAGTGATATTCAATTTGATGGGACGAGTTCTCCTGAATTCGTCAATAGAGATACAAGGAGATTTTTGACAGAACGGTTGAGGAATGTCCTCAAGCAAGAAACATCTCACGGTACTCACAGGCTTGCTCGCGGAAGCTCCATATCAACGGTTCTGAATAAAGAAAAATGCAGTGCTGAAGAAATCAGATACACTTGTAATACGGGAGATAAAGCCACCAACTCTGACAATCTGAAAGATGAAATAGACATGCACAGCAGATCTTTCAGACGGGATCCTGGCAACGATGTAATGCTTGAGGAGGACCTATCTCCTAGGAACCTAATTAGATCCTTGTCAGCTCCTGTGTCGGGGACATCATTTGGAAAGCTTCTTCTAGAGGATCGACATATGTTGACAGGGGCCCATATTAGAAGAAAACATGAAACTATTGAGAAGGCCACAGGGAATGTCAAAAAACGTCAAAAGGAGAAATTCAACCTTAGGCGAAAGGTTTCCAGCTTTAGTTATAGTTTTATACTTAAGGGCAGACTCTTTGGTAGAAAAGTTCATTCTTGGGAGGAACCACATGGACAAACATACAATCTCATGAAAGATTTTCCAAGTCCACCAACTGGTACACCGAATTTTTATGAAAGACAT GAAAATCCCACTGAAGTTCCACCGAGTCCTGCATCTGTATGCAGCAGTGTCAATGAAGAATATTGGAGGCAAACAGACTACTTCACCCCATCATCGACCTCTGATGTACATCCACTGGATGATAGCGAGATGCCTCGTGTTTTCAGAGAGATCAGCACTAATTTGAATG AGCTAAGGAGGCAACTGAATCAACTAGATACTTATGACTCTGAGGACACCATGATTGATGAGCAGCCAGTTGAAGAGGAGATGTTGGAGATTGAAGACAAAGCCGAGGCATACATTAGAGACCTGCTTGTTGCTTCTGGTTTATATGATGGTTCGCGTGATAAATATATATCAAGATGGGATCCACTTGGAAAGCCTATAAGCAACCAAGTTTttgaagaagcagaaaaatcaTACATACAAAaaacaaaggatgaagaaggGTATACAGAAGATCAGTTACAGAGGATAAATCACAAGTTATTGTGTGACTTACTGAATGAAGCACTTCCAAGTGTACTTGGAGGGGCTTCCACAATGTCTCGGTTCATGAAAAGTGCTGTTCGTCCTATTCCACGACCTCCTCAGGGAAAGAAGTTACTTGAACGCGTGTGGGAAATAGTTGGTGTTTATGTTTACCCTCCATGGGATAGAACATCTCAATCCCTGGACAATATAGTGGACAGGGACTTGAAGTCCACCCCTTGGTCCGGATTGGTGGATGAAGATGTTAATGCTCTAGGTAAAGATATGGAATGCCAGATTATTGGTGACCTTATTCGAGAAATGGTCCAGGATATGTTGTTAtaa
- the LOC104226989 gene encoding WUSCHEL-related homeobox 8: MEWEKQQQQPPQTAEELGGGGGGGGMFVKVMTDEQMEVLRKQIAVYATICEQLVDLHKSMASQHDLAGVRLGNLYCDPLVTSAGHKITGRQRWTPTPMQLQILERIFDQGNGTPSKQKIKEITSDLSQHGQISETNVYNWFQNRRARSKRKQQVATTNNTESEVETEVESPNEKKTRPEDLQSPHMPTSRAEDVGYQNPEVSSGMHSLDPLTSKPEPVFPSEGTSKPAGSYGEMSFYGMSNPRMDQLMGKMEVPGSYHPYLHAEDYNMTG; encoded by the exons ATGGAGTGGGAAAAGCAACAGCAGCAGCCACCGCAGACGGCGGAGGAATTGGGAGGAGGAGGAGGGGGTGGTGGGATGTTTGTGAAAGTGATGACTGATGAGCAAATGGAAGTACTAAGGAAGCAAATAGCAGTATATGCTACCATTTGTGAACAGCTTGTTGATTTGCATAAATCCATGGCTTCCCAACATGATCTTGCTG GAGTCAGGCTGGGAAATCTGTATTGTGATCCACTGGTGACATCCGCTGGCCATAAAATCACTGGCAGACAACGCTGGACTCCAACACCTATGCAACTTCAGATTCTTGAGCGCATCTTTGACCAAGGCAATGGAACTCCAAGCAAACAGAAGATCAAGGAGATAACCTCTGATTTATCTCAACATGGCCAAATTTCTGAAACAAATGTGTATAATTGGTTTCAAAATAGGCGTGCTCGATCAAAAAGGAAGCAACAGGTTGCTACAACAAACAACACGGAATCGGAGGTGGAGACAGAGGTTGAGTCACCCAATGAAAAGAAAACAAGGCCAGAGGATCTACAGTCTCCTCACATGCCAACTTCAAGGGCTGAAGATGTTGGCTACCAGAACCCTGAAGTGAGCTCTGGGATGCATTCACTAGATCCACTAACCAGTAAACCCGAGCCTGTGTTTCCATCAGAGGGTACTTCAAAACCTGCTGGAAGTTATGGCGAAATGTCCTTCTATGGAATGTCTAATCCAA GAATGGACCAGCTAATGGGAAAGATGGAAGTGCCGGGGAGCTATCATCCATATCTACATGCAGAAGACTACAACATGACTGGCTAA
- the LOC104238654 gene encoding uncharacterized protein isoform X1, producing MGSLLNLIDFDQGAMARKFLSNKRHGGLDAPRNSMEFPVEASQRFCAGGDNGQCTYHMIDWPEKNSYGNEAPMKKLIREEIARRPNTGHSAPSVVARLMGVDALPLDTRRSSAKQVEKKNEMIKDNRPKEEWLRKVSVDHATQSSRQKISNSSNHDEACDFDRQSDSQKLNKYKPREHPQEEELQKFKKDFEAWQAARFKECSKFVELGTSPSQWLAQQSLNKEKLTIYANSMRTAAIEKPIELRGPVTVNPQKRGLLEHQKNINEFPAPAQNKTNCVREVTPNPDQQRPLTSSYQGLDVSSGPTKIVILRPCPDRMGTNEESWASSPGISEDRGSIEEFLEEVKERLNCELQGKSSKRITTVRGGGIETPYSEMSPDAKQIAKSIAKHARESVTRDFEITLPRSESTRSYRSDIQFDGTSSPEFVNRDTRRFLTERLRNVLKQETSHGTHRLARGSSISTVLNKEKCSAEEIRYTCNTGDKATNSDNLKDEIDMHSRSFRRDPGNDVMLEEDLSPRNLIRSLSAPVSGTSFGKLLLEDRHMLTGAHIRRKHETIEKATGNVKKRQKEKFNLRRKVSSFSYSFILKGRLFGRKVHSWEEPHGQTYNLMKDFPSPPTGTPNFYERHENPTEVPPSPASVCSSVNEEYWRQTDYFTPSSTSDVHPLDDSEMPRVFREISTNLNELRRQLNQLDTYDSEDTMIDEQPVEEEMLEIEDKAEAYIRDLLVASGLYDGSRDKYISRWDPLGKPISNQVFEEAEKSYIQKTKDEEGYTEDQLQRINHKLLCDLLNEALPSVLGGASTMSRFMKSAVRPIPRPPQGKKLLERVWEIVGVYVYPPWDRTSQSLDNIVDRDLKSTPWSGLVDEDVNALGKDMECQIIGDLIREMVQDMLL from the exons GCTTGGATGCTCCTAGAAATAGCATGGAGTTTCCAGTTGAAGCTTCTCAGAGGTTCTGTGCTGGAGGGGACAACGGACAG TGCACTTATCACATGATTGACTGGCCAGAAAAGAACAGTTATGGGAACGAGGCTCCAATGAAGAAACTGATCAGAGAAGAAATAGCTAGAAGACCAAACACAGGACATAGTGCCCCTAGTGTGGTGGCCCGTCTAATGGGAGTGGATGCATTACCATTAGATACAAGAAGATCATCAGCAAAGCAGGtcgagaaaaagaatgaaatgataaaagaCAACCGTCCCAAAGAGGAATGGTTGAGAAAGGTCTCCGTCGATCATGCAACACAGTCCTCCAGACAGAAAATTTCAAATTCCTCTAACCATGATGAAGCATGTGATTTTGACCGACAGAGTGACAGCCAAAAACTGAACAAATATAAACCTCGAGAACATCCTCAGGAGGAGGAACTACAAAAGTTTAAGAAAGATTTTGAAGCATGGCAAGCAGCAAGGTTCAAGGAATGTTCAAAGTTTGTTGAACTTGGCACCAGTCCAAGTCAATGGCTAGCACAACAAAGCCTGAACAAGGAAAAGTTGACTATTTATGCAAATTCAATGAGAACCGCAGCTATTGAGAAACCTATAGAGCTTAGAGGGCCAGTAACAGTGAATCCTCAGAAAAGAGGCCTTTTGGAGCATCAGAAAAATATAAATGAATTTCCTGCACCTGCACAAAATAAGACCAACTGTGTAAGGGAAGTTACTCCGAACCCCGATCAGCAGCGTCCTCTTACAAGTTCTTACCAGGGACTTGATGTTTCTTCAGGTCCTACAAAGATTGTAATTCTGAGGCCTTGTCCTGACAGGATGGGAACTAATGAAGAGTCGTGGGCCAGTTCTCCAGGCATTTCTGAAGACAGGGGTAGTATAGAAGAATTTCTTGAGGAGGTCAAGGAAAGACTGAACTGTGAATTACAAGGAAAGAGTTCCAAAAGGATCACTACTGTCAGAGGAGGAGGAATTGAGACCCCTTACAGCGAAATGTCACCAGATGCAAAGCAAATAGCTAAATCTATTGCAAAACATGCAAGGGAGAGTGTTACTAGGGACTTTGAAATAACATTACCTCGATCAGAGTCGACAAGGTCCTATAGAAGTGATATTCAATTTGATGGGACGAGTTCTCCTGAATTCGTCAATAGAGATACAAGGAGATTTTTGACAGAACGGTTGAGGAATGTCCTCAAGCAAGAAACATCTCACGGTACTCACAGGCTTGCTCGCGGAAGCTCCATATCAACGGTTCTGAATAAAGAAAAATGCAGTGCTGAAGAAATCAGATACACTTGTAATACGGGAGATAAAGCCACCAACTCTGACAATCTGAAAGATGAAATAGACATGCACAGCAGATCTTTCAGACGGGATCCTGGCAACGATGTAATGCTTGAGGAGGACCTATCTCCTAGGAACCTAATTAGATCCTTGTCAGCTCCTGTGTCGGGGACATCATTTGGAAAGCTTCTTCTAGAGGATCGACATATGTTGACAGGGGCCCATATTAGAAGAAAACATGAAACTATTGAGAAGGCCACAGGGAATGTCAAAAAACGTCAAAAGGAGAAATTCAACCTTAGGCGAAAGGTTTCCAGCTTTAGTTATAGTTTTATACTTAAGGGCAGACTCTTTGGTAGAAAAGTTCATTCTTGGGAGGAACCACATGGACAAACATACAATCTCATGAAAGATTTTCCAAGTCCACCAACTGGTACACCGAATTTTTATGAAAGACAT GAAAATCCCACTGAAGTTCCACCGAGTCCTGCATCTGTATGCAGCAGTGTCAATGAAGAATATTGGAGGCAAACAGACTACTTCACCCCATCATCGACCTCTGATGTACATCCACTGGATGATAGCGAGATGCCTCGTGTTTTCAGAGAGATCAGCACTAATTTGAATG AGCTAAGGAGGCAACTGAATCAACTAGATACTTATGACTCTGAGGACACCATGATTGATGAGCAGCCAGTTGAAGAGGAGATGTTGGAGATTGAAGACAAAGCCGAGGCATACATTAGAGACCTGCTTGTTGCTTCTGGTTTATATGATGGTTCGCGTGATAAATATATATCAAGATGGGATCCACTTGGAAAGCCTATAAGCAACCAAGTTTttgaagaagcagaaaaatcaTACATACAAAaaacaaaggatgaagaaggGTATACAGAAGATCAGTTACAGAGGATAAATCACAAGTTATTGTGTGACTTACTGAATGAAGCACTTCCAAGTGTACTTGGAGGGGCTTCCACAATGTCTCGGTTCATGAAAAGTGCTGTTCGTCCTATTCCACGACCTCCTCAGGGAAAGAAGTTACTTGAACGCGTGTGGGAAATAGTTGGTGTTTATGTTTACCCTCCATGGGATAGAACATCTCAATCCCTGGACAATATAGTGGACAGGGACTTGAAGTCCACCCCTTGGTCCGGATTGGTGGATGAAGATGTTAATGCTCTAGGTAAAGATATGGAATGCCAGATTATTGGTGACCTTATTCGAGAAATGGTCCAGGATATGTTGTTAtaa